In Modestobacter versicolor, a single genomic region encodes these proteins:
- the smpB gene encoding SsrA-binding protein SmpB, translating to MPREQGRKFIAQNKKARHDYSILDTYEVGLVLTGTEVKSLRAGRASLVDGFATVDDGEVWLQHVHIPEYTEGTWNNHTPRRKRKILMHRAEIEKLIGKTKEGGLTLVPLDLYFKDGKVKATLALAKGKKTYDKRQDLAERDSRREMERAFGRYVKGRR from the coding sequence ATGCCGCGGGAACAGGGGCGCAAGTTCATCGCCCAGAACAAGAAGGCGCGGCACGACTACTCGATCCTCGACACCTACGAGGTGGGCCTGGTGCTCACCGGCACCGAGGTGAAGAGCCTGCGGGCCGGGCGTGCCTCGCTCGTCGACGGGTTCGCCACCGTGGACGACGGCGAGGTCTGGCTGCAGCACGTGCACATCCCGGAGTACACCGAGGGCACGTGGAACAACCACACCCCCCGGCGCAAGCGGAAGATCCTCATGCACCGCGCCGAGATCGAGAAGCTGATCGGGAAGACCAAGGAGGGCGGGCTCACGCTCGTCCCGCTGGACCTGTACTTCAAGGACGGCAAGGTCAAGGCCACGCTCGCCCTCGCCAAGGGCAAGAAGACCTACGACAAGCGGCAGGACCTCGCCGAGCGCGACTCGCGCCGGGAGATGGAACGCGCCTTCGGCCGCTACGTGAAGGGCCGCCGGTGA
- a CDS encoding DUF6343 family protein yields the protein MSTSPPDDRRRPDDLTEYERDDFPRGIPASQPTAPEGGAGAARSALTLRLVLAAFGLVLCTVLAVVAYDDDVPRVFPVVLAVLAVVALVDLVVVARRKLRGEPG from the coding sequence ATGAGCACGTCACCGCCGGACGACCGACGCAGGCCCGACGACCTGACCGAGTACGAGCGCGACGACTTCCCGCGCGGCATCCCGGCGTCCCAGCCCACGGCGCCGGAGGGGGGCGCCGGCGCCGCCCGCAGCGCGCTGACCCTGCGGCTGGTGCTGGCCGCCTTCGGGCTGGTGCTGTGCACCGTGCTCGCCGTCGTGGCCTACGACGACGACGTCCCGCGGGTCTTCCCGGTCGTGCTGGCCGTGCTGGCGGTGGTCGCCCTGGTCGACCTGGTGGTCGTGGCCCGGCGCAAGCTCCGCGGCGAGCCGGGCTGA
- a CDS encoding amidohydrolase family protein, translated as MVAAPPVDDADVPRYWRELGLPGLVDVHVHFLPERVQAKVWRYFAEAETHYGAPWPVTYALPVDERLAVLAGLGVRAFPTLPYPHKPGMAAWLNDEAAAFAREHPQVLQSATFYPEPEAPAYVAEALDAGARVFKVHVQVGGFDPRDELLLPVWARLEETGTPVVIHCGSGPLRGEHTGPAPMAGLLEVFPRLQLVIAHLGMPEYAAFLELAERYERVHLDTTMFATDFTERLMPFDRALLPRLAALRDKVVLGSDFPAIPYPYAHQLAALHRLGLGEEWLRDVLWGNGARLFGVTP; from the coding sequence GTGGTCGCAGCCCCGCCGGTCGACGACGCCGACGTCCCGCGGTACTGGCGGGAGCTGGGGCTGCCCGGGCTGGTCGACGTGCACGTGCACTTCCTGCCCGAGCGGGTGCAGGCCAAGGTGTGGCGGTACTTCGCCGAGGCCGAGACGCACTACGGGGCGCCGTGGCCGGTGACGTACGCCCTGCCGGTCGACGAGCGGCTCGCCGTCCTGGCCGGCCTCGGCGTCCGGGCGTTCCCGACGCTGCCGTACCCGCACAAGCCGGGCATGGCCGCCTGGCTCAACGACGAGGCCGCGGCGTTCGCCCGGGAGCACCCGCAGGTGCTGCAGTCGGCGACGTTCTACCCGGAGCCCGAGGCGCCGGCCTACGTCGCCGAGGCGCTGGACGCCGGCGCCCGGGTGTTCAAGGTGCACGTTCAGGTCGGCGGCTTCGACCCGCGGGACGAGCTGCTGCTGCCGGTCTGGGCCCGCCTGGAGGAGACCGGCACGCCGGTGGTCATCCACTGCGGGTCGGGACCGCTGCGCGGCGAGCACACCGGCCCCGCCCCGATGGCCGGCCTGCTGGAGGTGTTCCCCCGGCTGCAGCTGGTGATCGCCCACCTGGGCATGCCCGAGTACGCCGCCTTCCTGGAGCTGGCCGAGCGGTACGAGCGGGTGCACCTGGACACCACGATGTTCGCCACCGACTTCACCGAGCGGTTGATGCCCTTCGACCGGGCGCTGCTGCCGCGGCTGGCGGCGCTGCGCGACAAGGTCGTGCTGGGCAGCGACTTCCCGGCCATCCCGTACCCGTACGCCCACCAGCTGGCCGCGCTGCACCGGCTGGGGCTGGGGGAGGAGTGGCTGCGGGACGTGCTCTGGGGCAACGGGGCGCGGCTGTTCGGGGTGACTCCGTAG
- a CDS encoding SCO6745 family protein — translation MARTHRRLEPLHSHVYFAPETEERLTAAGLRPGRMGYFAGRAAAMGAVGPGVVAATFYNFAPAVVARHLPRAWTLATPEQVLAARHDAARASLTRLLGDTPEAEVAELAELLREACTALTPEGRPLYAAHAELPWPADPVLQVWHGTGLLREHRGDGHVAVLVRYRLSGLEALVSHTLTGRGFTRESAQLSRGWSDHEWAAATAALADRGLVADGALTADGVALRAAVEQETDELSAAPFAQLGAERTERVAELAGALAGRLLAAGAFPPGVLATR, via the coding sequence GTGGCCCGCACCCACAGGCGGCTGGAGCCCCTGCACTCGCACGTCTACTTCGCCCCGGAGACCGAGGAGCGGCTCACCGCGGCGGGCCTACGACCGGGCCGGATGGGCTACTTCGCCGGTCGGGCTGCGGCCATGGGGGCGGTCGGCCCCGGTGTGGTGGCGGCGACCTTCTACAACTTCGCCCCGGCGGTGGTGGCCCGGCACCTGCCCCGGGCCTGGACCCTGGCCACCCCCGAGCAGGTGCTGGCCGCCCGGCACGACGCCGCCCGCGCCTCGCTCACCCGGCTGCTGGGCGACACCCCGGAGGCCGAGGTCGCCGAGCTCGCCGAGCTGCTCCGGGAGGCCTGCACGGCGCTCACCCCGGAGGGCCGCCCGCTCTACGCCGCCCACGCCGAGCTGCCCTGGCCCGCCGACCCGGTGCTGCAGGTGTGGCACGGCACCGGGCTGCTGCGCGAGCACCGCGGCGACGGGCACGTCGCCGTCCTGGTGCGGTACCGGCTGTCCGGCCTCGAGGCGCTGGTCAGCCACACGCTGACCGGCCGCGGCTTCACCCGGGAGTCCGCCCAGCTGTCCCGCGGCTGGTCCGACCACGAGTGGGCGGCGGCCACGGCCGCGCTCGCCGACCGGGGCCTGGTGGCCGACGGAGCGCTGACCGCGGACGGCGTGGCGCTGCGGGCGGCCGTGGAGCAGGAGACCGACGAGCTGTCCGCGGCACCGTTCGCGCAGCTGGGTGCCGAGCGCACCGAGCGGGTCGCCGAGCTCGCCGGCGCGCTCGCCGGGAGGCTGCTCGCCGCCGGCGCCTTCCCGCCCGGGGTC
- the ftsX gene encoding permease-like cell division protein FtsX has product MRVNFVLSEVAAGLRRNLTMTVAMILTTGISLGLMGTGLLIANMIGDMREIYYDKIQVSIYLADDVTDQQRDAIAAQLDASSEVKDYIYESKADAYARFTQQFQEQPALIANTPEDALPESFRVELVNAQRYEVIAEQFPNGQNGVDEVRDEGDFLDRLFSLLNGARNGTIAVAIVQALAALLLISNTIQLAAFNRRNETNIMRLVGASRWYTQLPFILEAALAGLIGALLAIGGLVLTKVLFVDKTLAGPIKSGIIPPVDWSAIAAISPVIAAAGVGLAAVAAYVTLRLYVRL; this is encoded by the coding sequence ATGCGCGTCAACTTCGTCCTCTCCGAGGTGGCCGCCGGGCTGCGTCGGAACCTGACCATGACGGTCGCGATGATCCTGACCACCGGGATCTCGCTGGGCCTCATGGGCACCGGTCTGCTGATCGCCAACATGATCGGCGACATGCGGGAGATCTACTACGACAAGATCCAGGTCTCGATCTACCTCGCCGACGACGTCACCGACCAGCAGCGCGACGCCATCGCCGCGCAGCTGGACGCCTCGTCGGAGGTCAAGGACTACATCTACGAGTCCAAGGCCGACGCCTACGCCCGCTTCACCCAGCAGTTCCAGGAACAGCCCGCGCTGATCGCCAACACCCCCGAGGACGCGCTCCCGGAGAGCTTCCGGGTCGAGCTGGTGAACGCCCAGCGGTACGAGGTGATCGCCGAGCAGTTCCCGAACGGGCAGAACGGCGTGGACGAGGTCCGCGACGAGGGCGACTTCCTGGACCGCCTGTTCAGCCTGCTGAACGGAGCTCGCAACGGGACGATCGCGGTGGCCATCGTGCAAGCCCTGGCCGCGTTGCTGCTGATCTCCAACACGATCCAGCTCGCGGCCTTCAACCGGCGCAACGAGACCAACATCATGCGGCTGGTCGGCGCCTCGCGCTGGTACACCCAGCTGCCGTTCATCCTCGAGGCGGCGCTCGCCGGCCTGATCGGTGCGCTGCTGGCCATCGGCGGGCTGGTGCTCACCAAGGTGCTGTTCGTCGACAAGACCCTGGCCGGGCCGATCAAGTCCGGCATCATCCCGCCGGTCGACTGGTCGGCGATCGCGGCGATCAGCCCGGTCATCGCCGCGGCCGGGGTGGGGCTGGCCGCCGTCGCGGCCTACGTGACGCTGCGGCTGTACGTCCGCCTGTAG
- a CDS encoding TetR family transcriptional regulator: MGKTVKAASSPRCPVDAVMGLRERKKLEAWRTIRATALRLISERGYDAVSVEDIAKEAGVSRTTFFSYFPSKEAVAFELDPQELQQWRQLLAADADDRPLWDALTDLFVDITKLMPEWLPVQKRLLQDCPWLTQSARGTCDSFAPDLKAWIVRRLPDGDDLRATLLLNTAMAAFITAVEAWDPDDSFDALVDTVRDCLRWAGAGLAQPVS; this comes from the coding sequence ATGGGGAAGACGGTCAAGGCGGCGAGCAGTCCGCGCTGTCCCGTCGACGCCGTCATGGGGCTCCGGGAGCGCAAGAAGCTCGAGGCCTGGCGCACCATCCGCGCCACCGCACTCCGCCTGATCAGCGAGCGCGGCTACGACGCGGTCAGTGTCGAGGACATCGCCAAGGAGGCCGGTGTCTCGCGCACGACGTTCTTCAGCTACTTCCCCAGCAAGGAAGCAGTGGCCTTCGAGCTCGACCCGCAGGAACTCCAGCAGTGGCGCCAGCTCCTGGCCGCCGACGCCGACGACCGGCCGCTGTGGGACGCACTGACCGACCTGTTCGTCGACATCACCAAGCTGATGCCGGAGTGGTTGCCGGTGCAGAAGCGGCTGCTGCAGGACTGCCCCTGGCTCACCCAGTCCGCCCGGGGCACCTGTGACAGCTTCGCCCCCGACCTGAAGGCCTGGATCGTCCGCCGCCTCCCCGACGGCGACGACCTGAGGGCGACGCTCCTGCTCAACACCGCCATGGCCGCGTTCATCACCGCGGTCGAGGCGTGGGACCCCGACGACTCCTTCGACGCGCTCGTGGACACCGTGCGCGACTGCCTGCGCTGGGCCGGCGCAGGACTCGCACAGCCCGTGAGCTGA
- a CDS encoding NADP-dependent oxidoreductase: MRGIAYDRFGDESVLQLRDDLPEPPVGPDAVLVRVRAAGVNPVDMGIREGHLAGAFPHHFPIVPGWDLAGVVEQVGPAVVDFAPGDEVFGYLRRDEVQWGTAAELVPAPQRCIAHKPESLGFTEAAALPLAGLTAYQALTEALDVGEGDRVLVHRAAGGVGFFAVQIAAALGAHVIGTASPRNHGFLRDAGAAEVLDYSAGPISEQLSDKVDAVLDLIGGPALGDAPDQVRDPARIASVVDPVVRDLGGRYVFVRPDQHDLEELGRMADAGQLRVAIAKAFPLERTADAQRLVAEGHVRGKVVVTID; encoded by the coding sequence GTGAGGGGCATCGCCTACGACCGGTTCGGTGACGAGTCGGTCCTGCAGCTGCGCGACGACCTGCCCGAGCCGCCCGTCGGACCCGACGCCGTGCTGGTGCGGGTGCGCGCCGCCGGGGTCAACCCGGTCGACATGGGCATCCGCGAGGGTCACCTGGCCGGGGCCTTCCCGCACCACTTCCCGATCGTGCCGGGCTGGGACCTCGCCGGCGTCGTCGAGCAGGTCGGCCCCGCGGTGGTCGACTTCGCCCCCGGTGACGAGGTGTTCGGCTACCTGCGCCGCGACGAGGTGCAGTGGGGGACGGCGGCCGAGCTCGTGCCGGCACCGCAGCGCTGCATCGCGCACAAGCCCGAGTCGCTGGGCTTCACCGAGGCCGCCGCGCTGCCGCTGGCCGGGCTGACCGCCTACCAGGCGCTCACCGAGGCGCTCGACGTCGGCGAGGGCGACCGGGTGCTGGTGCACCGGGCCGCGGGTGGGGTCGGCTTCTTCGCCGTCCAGATCGCCGCCGCGCTCGGCGCCCACGTCATCGGCACGGCGAGCCCGCGCAACCACGGTTTCCTGCGGGACGCCGGGGCGGCCGAGGTGCTCGACTACAGCGCCGGCCCGATCAGCGAGCAGCTGTCGGACAAGGTCGACGCGGTGCTCGACCTGATCGGCGGCCCCGCGCTCGGCGACGCCCCCGACCAGGTGCGCGACCCGGCGCGGATCGCCAGCGTCGTCGACCCGGTGGTGCGCGACCTGGGCGGGCGGTACGTGTTCGTCCGCCCCGACCAGCACGACCTGGAGGAGCTGGGCCGGATGGCCGACGCCGGGCAGCTGCGGGTGGCGATCGCCAAGGCGTTCCCGCTGGAGCGGACCGCCGACGCCCAGCGGCTGGTGGCCGAGGGGCACGTGCGGGGCAAGGTCGTCGTCACGATCGACTGA
- a CDS encoding MFS transporter, with product MAADSLTTPPGTSGSGTTSHDVAGTQPDPRRWAALAVIAIAQLMVVLDASIVNIALPDAGADLGITAANIQWVVTAYTLAFGGLLLLGGRIADFIGRKRAFLIGLAGFAGASALGGIAANQELLFAARGLQGAFAALLAPAALSLLAVTFTDPKERARAFGVFGAISGGGAAIGLILGGVLTEYASWRWTLGVNVPIAAVTAVFAVVLVTESRATGDRRYDVPGVLLSTLGLVSLVYGFSKAAEEGVGWTDPLTLTLLAASVVLLVSFVLYERRASHPLLPLRVVLDRNRGGSYLIFLLVGAGIFAIFLFLTFYFQQTLGYSPLESGFAFLPFSGGIIVGAGIVSQLLPRVGPRPLILAGLALGVLGMLWLTQIESTSSYVTEVLPAELAISFGMAAVFVPASSTALVGVEEHDAGIASAVLNTSQQVGGSLGLALLSTFYASAVSGHLADNPGENPGEAFVHGYHVAFIWAGVFLAVALVIAAVLISAKKDDLPTEGALAV from the coding sequence ATGGCTGCAGACAGCCTCACCACCCCACCAGGGACGTCGGGCTCCGGCACGACCTCCCACGACGTCGCGGGCACCCAGCCCGACCCGCGCCGCTGGGCGGCCCTGGCGGTCATCGCCATCGCCCAGCTGATGGTCGTGCTCGACGCCTCCATCGTGAACATCGCCCTCCCCGACGCCGGCGCCGACCTGGGCATCACCGCCGCGAACATCCAGTGGGTCGTGACCGCCTACACGCTGGCCTTCGGTGGTCTGCTGCTGCTCGGTGGCCGGATCGCGGACTTCATCGGCCGCAAGCGCGCCTTCCTGATCGGCCTGGCCGGGTTCGCCGGCGCCTCCGCCCTCGGTGGCATCGCGGCCAACCAGGAGCTGCTGTTCGCCGCCCGCGGCCTGCAGGGTGCCTTCGCCGCACTGCTGGCCCCCGCGGCGCTGTCGCTGCTCGCGGTCACCTTCACCGACCCCAAGGAGCGCGCCCGCGCGTTCGGTGTCTTCGGTGCCATCTCCGGCGGCGGCGCGGCCATCGGCCTGATCCTCGGCGGCGTCCTCACCGAGTACGCCTCCTGGCGCTGGACGCTGGGCGTCAACGTCCCGATCGCCGCGGTCACCGCGGTCTTCGCCGTCGTGCTGGTGACCGAGAGCCGGGCGACCGGTGACCGGCGCTACGACGTCCCGGGCGTGCTGCTGTCCACCCTGGGCCTGGTCAGCCTGGTCTACGGCTTCAGCAAGGCCGCCGAGGAGGGTGTCGGCTGGACCGACCCGCTGACGCTCACCCTGCTGGCCGCCTCGGTCGTGCTGCTCGTGTCGTTCGTGCTCTACGAGCGCCGCGCCAGCCACCCGCTGCTGCCGCTGCGCGTGGTCCTCGACCGCAACCGGGGTGGCTCGTACCTGATCTTCCTGCTGGTCGGCGCCGGGATCTTCGCGATCTTCCTGTTCCTGACCTTCTACTTCCAGCAGACGCTGGGCTACAGCCCGCTGGAGTCCGGGTTCGCGTTCCTGCCCTTCAGCGGCGGGATCATCGTGGGCGCCGGGATCGTCTCCCAGCTGCTCCCCCGGGTCGGGCCGCGGCCGCTGATCCTGGCCGGTCTCGCCCTGGGCGTGCTCGGGATGCTGTGGCTGACCCAGATCGAGTCGACCAGCTCCTACGTCACCGAGGTGCTGCCGGCCGAGCTGGCGATCAGCTTCGGCATGGCGGCGGTCTTCGTCCCGGCGTCCAGCACCGCGCTGGTCGGCGTCGAGGAGCACGACGCCGGCATTGCCTCCGCGGTGTTGAACACCTCGCAGCAGGTCGGTGGCTCGCTGGGCCTGGCCCTGCTGAGCACGTTCTACGCCTCGGCGGTCTCCGGTCACCTGGCCGACAACCCCGGCGAGAACCCGGGTGAGGCGTTCGTCCACGGGTACCACGTGGCCTTCATCTGGGCCGGCGTGTTCCTCGCCGTCGCCCTGGTGATCGCGGCGGTGCTGATCTCGGCGAAGAAGGACGACCTGCCGACCGAGGGCGCGCTCGCGGTCTGA
- the ftsE gene encoding cell division ATP-binding protein FtsE: MIELQHVTKIYPTSPRPALDDVSMQIDKGEFVFLIGSSGSGKSTFLRLLLKEDSPTKGVIKVNDKNLNTMSKWQVPKLRRTMGCVFQDFRLLRNKTVAENVAFALEVINKPQRTIKRVVPEVLEMVGLDGKENRLPGELSGGEQQRVAIARAFVNRPLVLLADEPTGNLDPETSQDIMLLLERINRTGTTVVMATHDYHIVDSMRRRVIELNDGILSRDQSRGVYGLGR, encoded by the coding sequence GTGATCGAATTGCAACACGTCACCAAGATCTATCCGACCAGCCCTCGGCCGGCCCTGGATGACGTCTCGATGCAGATCGACAAGGGGGAGTTCGTCTTCCTCATCGGCTCCTCCGGGTCGGGCAAGTCGACGTTCCTCCGGCTGCTCCTCAAGGAGGACAGCCCGACCAAGGGCGTCATCAAGGTCAACGACAAGAACCTGAACACCATGAGCAAGTGGCAGGTGCCCAAGCTCCGCCGCACCATGGGCTGCGTCTTCCAGGACTTCCGGCTGCTGCGCAACAAGACGGTGGCCGAGAACGTCGCGTTCGCCCTCGAGGTGATCAACAAGCCGCAGCGGACCATCAAGCGCGTCGTCCCCGAGGTGCTGGAGATGGTCGGCCTCGACGGCAAGGAGAACCGCCTGCCCGGCGAGCTCTCCGGTGGCGAGCAGCAGCGCGTGGCGATCGCCCGCGCGTTCGTCAACCGCCCGCTGGTGCTGCTCGCCGACGAGCCGACCGGCAACCTGGACCCGGAGACGAGCCAGGACATCATGCTGCTGCTGGAGCGGATCAACCGCACCGGCACGACCGTGGTCATGGCCACGCACGACTACCACATCGTCGACTCGATGCGGCGGCGCGTGATCGAGCTGAACGACGGCATCCTCAGCCGCGACCAGAGCCGTGGTGTCTACGGGCTCGGCCGCTGA
- the prfB gene encoding peptide chain release factor 2, which translates to MAADFSVVLDELDTTLKSIEAVMRVDDLRREVAELEQKAAAPDLWNDVEAAQALTSRLSYLQGDLRRVEELRSRLDDVGLLHEMAAEEGDEATTAETERELASIRTVLDELEVRTLLSGEYDSREALVTIRSEAGGVDAADFAEMLMRMYLRWAERHKYPTEVYDVSYAEEAGIKSATFAVKQPYAYGTLSVEQGTHRLVRISPFDNQGRRQTSFAGVEVLPVVEQTDHVDIPENEIRVDVFRSSGPGGQSVNTTDSAVRMTHIPTGIVVSCQNEKSQIQNRAAALRVLQARLLVVRQAEQRAEMDALKGEGSSWGNQMRSYVLHPYQMVKDLRTELESGNPSSVLDGDIDGFIEAGIRWRRQQEHVESN; encoded by the coding sequence GTGGCTGCTGACTTCTCCGTCGTCCTGGACGAACTCGACACGACCTTGAAGTCCATCGAGGCCGTGATGCGGGTCGACGACCTGCGTCGCGAGGTCGCCGAACTCGAGCAGAAGGCCGCCGCGCCGGACCTCTGGAACGACGTCGAGGCCGCCCAGGCGCTCACCTCCCGGCTCTCCTACCTGCAGGGCGACCTGCGCCGCGTCGAGGAGCTGCGCAGCCGGCTCGACGACGTCGGGCTGCTGCACGAGATGGCCGCCGAGGAGGGCGACGAGGCCACCACCGCCGAGACCGAGCGCGAGCTGGCCAGCATCCGCACGGTCCTCGACGAGCTCGAGGTGCGCACCTTGCTCTCCGGCGAGTACGACTCCCGCGAGGCGCTGGTGACCATCCGCTCCGAGGCCGGGGGCGTGGACGCCGCCGACTTCGCCGAGATGCTGATGCGGATGTACCTGCGCTGGGCCGAGCGGCACAAGTACCCGACCGAGGTCTACGACGTCTCCTACGCCGAGGAGGCCGGGATCAAGTCGGCCACCTTCGCGGTCAAGCAGCCCTACGCCTACGGCACCCTCTCGGTCGAGCAGGGCACCCACCGGCTGGTGCGGATCTCGCCGTTCGACAACCAGGGCCGCCGGCAGACGTCGTTCGCCGGCGTCGAGGTGCTGCCGGTCGTCGAGCAGACCGACCACGTCGACATCCCGGAGAACGAGATCCGGGTCGACGTCTTCCGCTCCTCGGGACCCGGCGGGCAGAGCGTCAACACCACCGACTCCGCCGTCCGGATGACCCACATCCCCACCGGCATCGTCGTCTCCTGCCAGAACGAGAAGTCGCAGATCCAGAACCGCGCCGCCGCGCTGCGGGTGCTGCAGGCCCGGCTCCTCGTCGTCCGGCAGGCCGAGCAGCGCGCCGAGATGGACGCGCTCAAGGGGGAGGGGAGCAGCTGGGGCAACCAGATGCGCTCCTACGTGCTGCACCCGTACCAGATGGTCAAGGACCTGCGCACCGAGCTGGAGTCGGGCAACCCCTCCAGCGTGCTGGACGGCGACATCGACGGCTTCATCGAGGCGGGCATCCGTTGGCGCCGGCAGCAGGAGCACGTCGAGTCCAACTAG
- a CDS encoding GNAT family N-acetyltransferase, whose translation MITLPDGLSARPMRPDDVPALAELLSAAEAVDDTGVHESVEDLTGWWVNELVDLERDSQVVATADGELVGYATAIAPPTFRDAYGVHLEGRVHPGWRGRGIGRALLAWQLERGTQVHAERHPEAPARLTVTAYTSMPDVTAMLRRAGLVEARWFFHMARPLTDLPEPREVEGVQLVPFSWDRDDEVRRAHNAAFTEHYGSSERDTTSWQVMFTGQSQFRPDLSVLALSDGAVVAYALSYVSEASAAVTGERETYFGQIGVVPEARGRGLAKAVIVQALLVAAENDCQTAGLQVDSGNVSGALGLYESLGFSTSRTEVSWSRHLDPLR comes from the coding sequence GTGATCACGCTCCCCGACGGTCTCTCCGCCCGCCCGATGCGCCCGGACGACGTCCCGGCCCTGGCCGAGCTGCTCAGCGCGGCCGAGGCCGTCGACGACACCGGCGTCCACGAGTCGGTCGAGGACCTCACCGGCTGGTGGGTCAACGAGCTGGTCGACCTCGAGCGCGACAGCCAGGTCGTCGCCACCGCAGACGGCGAGCTCGTCGGCTACGCCACCGCGATCGCCCCGCCCACCTTCCGGGACGCCTACGGCGTGCACCTGGAGGGTCGCGTGCACCCGGGCTGGCGTGGCCGCGGTATCGGCCGCGCGCTGCTGGCCTGGCAGCTGGAGCGGGGCACGCAGGTGCACGCCGAGCGGCACCCCGAGGCGCCCGCGCGGCTGACCGTCACCGCCTACACCTCGATGCCCGACGTCACGGCGATGCTGCGCCGGGCCGGGCTGGTCGAGGCCCGCTGGTTCTTCCACATGGCCCGGCCGCTGACCGACCTGCCCGAGCCGCGGGAGGTCGAGGGCGTGCAGCTGGTGCCGTTCAGCTGGGACCGGGACGACGAGGTGCGCCGCGCGCACAACGCCGCGTTCACCGAGCACTACGGCTCCAGCGAGCGCGACACCACCTCGTGGCAGGTCATGTTCACCGGGCAGTCGCAGTTCCGCCCGGACCTCTCGGTGCTCGCGCTGTCCGACGGTGCCGTCGTCGCGTACGCGCTGTCCTACGTCTCCGAGGCCAGCGCCGCGGTGACCGGGGAGCGGGAGACCTACTTCGGCCAGATCGGGGTGGTGCCGGAGGCGCGCGGCCGGGGGCTGGCCAAGGCGGTGATCGTGCAGGCGCTGCTGGTGGCCGCGGAGAACGACTGCCAGACGGCCGGGCTGCAGGTCGACAGCGGCAACGTCAGCGGCGCGCTCGGGCTGTACGAGAGCCTGGGCTTCAGCACCTCGCGCACCGAGGTGTCGTGGTCCCGGCACCTGGACCCGCTGCGCTGA